Proteins encoded within one genomic window of Acipenser ruthenus chromosome 32, fAciRut3.2 maternal haplotype, whole genome shotgun sequence:
- the LOC131703295 gene encoding uncharacterized protein LOC131703295, giving the protein MESVPIKEELPKLELVPIRLEFSGLSSLPIKQKLCEMPSDSIKSEVSGIKAERNELEISQTEEPLPVNEEVLEMLPSRTTFDALDNVKMESVPIKEELPKLELVPIRLEFTGLASLPIKQELCETPCDSIKPVVSGIKAERNELEISQTEEPVPMKEEVLEMVRIKLEPLKEEVLLKPGKEESEDLKAAPTELGPVHLRECSVVLERIYVRKQGSGEEGSPNSTQGGGQDDESSHSECSPAGE; this is encoded by the exons ATGGAATCAGtcccgattaaagaggagctccctaaacttgaactggtccccattagactggAGTTCTCTGGACtgtcttccctccccattaaacagaagCTCTGTGAGATGCCATCTGACAGCATCAAGTCGGAGGTGTCTGGGATTAAAGCTGAgcgcaatgaattggagatctcccagacagaagaaccccttcctgtgaatgaagaggtgctggaaatg ttaccaagcAGAACCACGTTTGATGCCTTGGAcaatgtgaagatggaatctgtcccgattaaagaggagctccctaaacttgaactggtccccattagactggagttcactggactggcttccctccccattaaacaggagctctgtgagacgcCCTGTGACAGCATCAAGCCAGTGGTGTCTGGAATTAAAGCTGAGCGCAACGAACTGGAGatctcccagacagaagaaccagtTCCTAtgaaagaagaggtgctggaaatggtgcGTATTAAACTGGAGCCCCTGAAAGAGGAGGTACTCTtgaaaccagggaaggaagaatccgaagacttgaaagcagcccccactGAGCTGGGTCCGGTacacctgcgggagtgtagcgtggtgctggagagaatctatgtgagaaagcaaggctctggagaggaaggctctcccaacagcacgcaaggaggtggacagGACGACGAGAGCTCACATTCAGAGTGCAGTCCAGCAGGTGAGTGA